In one Bacillus thuringiensis genomic region, the following are encoded:
- a CDS encoding tyrosine-type recombinase/integrase yields the protein MKQAGQPIQNEKQLETIKNILLQSSKRDGLLFVLAVNSGLKVSEILQLKVSDVIDENENVRHSILFYNEKVKKHKWFAVNEDLQHAIEDYMKERKTWKRNEPLLKSQKGTKSITRQHAWYILNKAAKEVGLEGISSHTLRKTWGYCAYKSGVDIAFLQHFFDHSTPSKTLKYIGIA from the coding sequence ATGAAACAAGCAGGACAACCTATTCAAAATGAAAAACAATTAGAAACTATCAAAAATATACTTTTACAATCTTCGAAACGTGATGGCTTATTATTCGTATTAGCTGTAAATTCTGGCTTAAAAGTAAGTGAAATCTTACAATTAAAAGTTAGTGATGTAATCGATGAAAATGAAAATGTTCGCCATTCCATTTTATTTTACAATGAAAAAGTGAAGAAACATAAATGGTTTGCTGTAAATGAAGACTTACAGCACGCAATCGAAGACTACATGAAAGAACGTAAAACTTGGAAACGTAATGAACCATTGCTAAAATCTCAAAAAGGAACAAAATCTATTACGAGACAACATGCATGGTACATTTTAAACAAAGCTGCAAAAGAAGTTGGATTAGAAGGGATTAGCTCACATACACTTCGAAAAACTTGGGGTTATTGTGCATACAAATCAGGTGTTGATATTGCGTTTTTACAACACTTCTTTGATCACAGTACTCCATCAAAAACTTTAAAGTATATCGGTATTGCTTAA
- a CDS encoding DUF3924 domain-containing protein translates to MNTLTIELPKETAEKLDLLKQAYEKKTGASISESTLVQTLISKEFIQAITPFDLQQFVNGKEQH, encoded by the coding sequence ATGAACACACTTACAATTGAATTACCAAAAGAAACGGCTGAAAAACTTGATTTATTAAAACAAGCTTATGAAAAGAAAACAGGTGCTTCTATCTCTGAGAGCACTCTCGTTCAAACACTTATCTCAAAAGAATTTATCCAAGCGATAACTCCTTTTGATTTACAACAATTCGTCAATGGAAAAGAACAGCATTAA